The Pygocentrus nattereri isolate fPygNat1 chromosome 12, fPygNat1.pri, whole genome shotgun sequence genome includes the window ctcatttctgtTGTAGATGCATATCTCTCCTATTGCACAATAGATGATTGGACTACTGACTCAGTATAGATCTCAGCACCTTTGGAGGAAAGTACTAACAGGCATTTTCTTCTGCAAAATTCTTAGGAATCTTGTGTTTGCATACCAATTTGACCATAAGCCATACTGATGAGCCTTTCATTCACTAATTTGTCTGTTTTCGCATTTCTGGGCTGCCTCTTCATGATATCACTCTCAGGACCTTCATAGGCCAAAGAAATAGCAGGTACCTGTAAGGTGAATAAAAAGCCACAGTTAGTTTAATCGCCTATACACAgttatatgtacatgtatatgtgAAATGCTTTCATCCTTACCATGTCTGTTCCTAGATCAATGCATAAAATAGTGACAGTGCCCAGAGCAAGAGGGATGCCAGCAATGACGAAGAAGAGGAAGGGTGACATCTCCGGGATTTTACTGGTCAGGGTGTACGCAATGGATTTCTTCAAGTTGTCAAATATAAGACGACCTGGTAAGAGAATGAAATTTTTAGACAAATATGAACACCTGTAACATGCATAAGACATTTCACTTTTCAGTAGTATCTACCTTCCTCCACTCCAGTCACAATGGAGGCAAAGTTGTCATCCAGAAGGATCATGTCAGCAGCCTGTTTGGAGACATCAGATCCAGCAATACCCATAGCTACACCAATGTCAGCCTTCTTCAGAGCAGGAGAATCATTGACACCATCACCAGTCACAGCCACAATGGCACCCTATTGGCAGAAGTTTAAttgcaaaaatgaataaacaaaataccCTAAGCTACAGAACAATGAATATGTTGGTGTCCTAATGAAATGTACCAGGCGCTGGCAGCCTTCCACAATGATCAGTTTTTGCTGAGGAGACGTTCTAGCAAACACTATCTCAGTGTGGTACTTCAGAATGTCATCCAGCTGCTGTGGGGTCATATTTTTCAGATCTCCTCCATGGACCACACAGGCCTTTGCATCCCTGCAAAGACATTTATTGTTACTTTGACTGACCTGATGCAtttcagaaaagtgaaaaaaaaaattataaaatatggTCTACCTGGGGTTGGCCTCCTCAACAGGAATGTGCAGACGAGCAGCAATGTCTTCTACTGTCTCACTGCCCTCAGAAATGATGCCCACACCCTTAGCAATGGCTTTAGCTGTGATTGGGTGATCACCTGTGACCATGATAACCTAagcaaatttgaaaaaaataaagtactATGTTTGTGAAATCATATTCTGCTGTCTGAACATAACTGAGAGCTAAAAGGGTTTACCTTGATTCCAGCACTCCTGCATTTAGAGACAGCATCTGGTACTGCAGCACGAGGAGGGTCAATCATGGACATGAGGCCAACAAAGCACAGGTTCTCAGTGGGGAAGTTTACATCTTCACTGTCAAATCCAAATCCCTCAGGAAACTGATCATCAGGGAGATTAAAATGGCAGAAGCCtgcaaaaaaatgtcatttttacatttgccTACTTGTGTATTATATTTAGAGAACTCAAATGCTTGAAGTTTCCGCTTCACATGAGTTGCTTGCCTAGCACTCTTTCTCCAAGGCCACCCAGTTTCACATATACGTTCTGGAAAgcatccttcatttcatcatctAGGGGTTGCTCTTTTCCCTGAATCAAAATGGTTGAGCATCTGTCCAGGATTCTTTCAGGGGCTCCTTTCATTACCAGCAGGTTCTTGGTCTCTGTGGAATTGGGGTTCTTGTGGATTGAAAGCTAGTGCATGACAGATCAGATCATAACAGTTGATGTTAGACTTACAGTATCTTGCCGTTTTATGTGAAAGTTTATTCACACAAGTGAAAACAAAGTACCTGGTATTTGTTGGTGGAGTTGAAGGGGATCTCAGCAATCTTTGTGTATTTGTCTCTCATGTCCTTCACTGAACCACAGCAGAGCTCAATACACTTCAGTAGTGCAGATTCTGAAGCATCACCAGTGGTGTCCCTCTGCAAAAGATGAAAACATTCGGCATTACTTAGCAATAGTTGCTTGTAAAGACTATTTACTCAAAGATCAATCCGATTTTGACACTGTTGTCTGAGATGAACCTTTATAGAATATTTTGATACACAGGCACACCTTAAGAACTGGAATATTGGCCTGGTCAGCAAGGAAGACAGCACGGTTGCATAGGCCAGCCACACGAGCAAGTGCTGACCATGTGGGAGAGCTTCTATCAAAAGAGGTTCCACTCTGGTTCTCTGTGGTGTCGGCTTCATGGATCTCATTGTCAAACCACATGTGAGCTACAGTCATACGGTTCTGGGTGAGGGTTCCAGTCTTGTCAGAACAAATGGTGGAGGTGGAACCAAGTGTCTCTACAGCTTCAAGATTCTTCACCAGACAGTTCTTCTTGGCCATTCGTTTGGCAGTCAGAGTCAGACACACCTAAAAGTGATAGTTTCAAGATAAAATATCAATCTAGTGTTGTGTAAataaactctttaaaaaggtgCTAAAAGGGTTCTATGGATAAATGCCGATGAAAATCATtattggttccctaaagaacccttcagtgAATGGATATTTAAAGGATCATTTTTGTAATGagatgtgtgatgtgttttttttttaactttgaacAATTTTCacatgtaaaggttctataccaatgtATCAAGTTCTTTCCTGGAACCACAAGAACCTACAAGTTTTTGAGAGTGTATAATTAACCAAAAAATGTACAAGTAGCTGCTAATTTGGATATTCAGAAACATATTTggatattaaatatatacatacacacatgttcacatatgCATTTGCTTTCTCTCAATAGAGATTTATATTAAGAATCAAAGAATATTTTCAGTAGGTTTTTGTTCTCATATTAAGCAGTGAGGCAATAGCTCTTAGAGGTCACATTACTGAAATACAGCTGGCTAAAATAAATTAAGCTTTAAGCACCTTTACGCCATTAAGTCCTGGACTTAGTATTTTTAATATTCTTAAAAATCAAAATATGATCAGattatattatcattatatACTATTATATACTATTATATACTATTATAAACTATTATAGAAATTATGTAGTTATGAAACCAAAGTGAGGGCCTAAAAAATTCAAAGGAAAAAGAATTTTTTTAGCTCTGCTAACAAATGTTTAACTCTAACAGATTACATTAGACTACATTAGACAAATATGTGAAACAACTACTGTATAAATTGtatataaatacaatttaaaagagTTCAGATTTGAAATAATATTACATACAGTACTTACTAGTAATATCACATAACTTTGCAATTACATTAACAACAATGACATCTGCAAGGATTTTTTGCTGTCTGTTGAACCATATGGAGTTTGCCTTACTCAGTACAATACTTACAGTGACTGTAGCAAGTAAACCTTCGGGCACATTAGCAACAATGAGTCCAATAAGGAAAATGACAGCTTCCAGCCAGCCATATCCAAGGATGAGGGAAAGAATGCAGAAGGTTCCACCCAGGAAAAATGCCACACCAGTGATAATGTGGATGAAGTGCTCAATCTCTATGTTAATTGGGGTCTGTCCAACTTCAAGGCTGGAGGCAAGGGTAGCAATACGACCCATCACAGTGTGATCACCAGTGTTGATAACAATACCTGTGGCAGAACCTGTGGAAGAATCATATAAGTTATTAAACTTTGATGGTTCATCATTTATATAATTGTATTCAAAATTTCCGCATAATGAAATATAAAGACAAAACAAACTCATTtggaatggtttgatgtgaaatgcgccATTTTAGAGAAAGTTACAAGTCTTAAAATTACTCACGGTactggtgagaggaaccagatgtctaaagtTTTATATGCCTCTGAAAGATGGTTAAATATCACCAATAATACATCACCGCTATTTGACCATTATCAGTATTGCATATAAAAAGTCTGAACTGCAGGTACATTGGTTGTTTTGGATATTAAATGAAATTAGTTTATTTCTCTTATAGGCTTCAACAAAACTATGAAGAAATCGGAGTTAGTACTTTTCTCTTCAAAATGCACTTCAAAACACTccaaatgacattttgaaaaatcaatagaaacTCTTTATCAGGGTCACAGTTTCATTTGTGTACCTTCAACGCAGTTTGTGGACAGGAAAGCTATATTCTTTGTCTCTAGAGGATTCTCATGGGAAAACTGAGGGGTGCGAGTTTGGGGCTCAGATTCGCCAGTAAGAGAAGAGTTATCCACCTGAAAGAGTATGAAAATGATCATAtactttatcatattttatgataAAATTGTTGTTAGCTATTTGTAGAAGCGCTGATTAACTGACCTTGCATCCCTGTGCAGCAATAATCCGCAGATCAGCAGGGATTCGGTCACCACCCTTAACTTCCACAAGGTCACCAACCACCACATCTTCAGCATTAATGCTCTTCTTCTCACCGTCTCGAATAACCAGGGCTTGCTATATAAACCAAAGCACCGTCAGGTGAGTTACGGTATGCATGCAGTGAAAGAAAGTTGTATTTGCAATATACTTAGGTCATCTTTACCTGTGGAACAAGTTTCTTGAAGGATTCCATGATCTTTGAGCTCTTAGCTTCTTGATAGTATGAGAAACATCCTGTGATCATCACCACAGCTGCAAGTACAATACCAAGGTACAGCTGAAAGGAAATAAACATATACATGTAATGTAGTAGTGCTTTATGATTAAGCATAAAATTGTATGTTGTTGAAATGTAACTTATTTTTGACTTTACATTCTTCTTACATTGTCATTTACAGGCTCACTCTCTGTGGAAACCTGTATCGTGTAGGCCAGAAAACAAAGGAAAGCACCAATCCACAGCAGAGTGCAGAATCCACCAAAGAGCTGTTTGCAGAACTTGACCCATTCTGGGGTTGTTGGAGGGGGGGTTAGAGCGTTGGGCCCATCACGCTCAAGAATCTCCTTGGCACGGTAGTAGGACAAACCCTGAAATGAAAGTTCAACAGAGGTATTAGATATTTGCTAACGCAAGCTGATGCAAATTCTACTCTGCTTTGTTACAATTCATATCAATAAAGTTCTCTTCACTCTTAGCAGTCTTTAAGTTTTCAATGCTTCTGCATTAAAGGTCTAGTTTTATGGCAGTGCAAGAAAGAATGTAtataaacaggaaaaaatctTGGTATTAAACTGCTTTTGTTCTGTCTCAAAATTTTCTCACCCTAATAAGATCAGTGCCATATTTACGCTGAAGCTCTTCTGGTGTCAGCTTGTGATCATCCTGCACAGGAGAAACATAATGTAAGcaataattaaaatacattaaaaaaaaaattatataaataattaataaatataaatgcaagATCCTTACCAGGTCCACTTCTTTCTTCAATTCTTCTAGGTCTTTTTgatctttctttccttttttcttctttttatgcTCATTCTCAGAGGTTGATGTCAATGTGTATCTTTCATTCCCCgtctataaaaataatttcaaatgaattcattagtgaaatacagtaaaattaGTAGAAATTTGCACAAAGTAATTCACCTTAAAATAATAGAACGAAACACTTTGATTACACTATGTAAGAAGAATGATATGCCATATGGAAGAAAACTACCAAGgacaaaagaaaagagagtCATAAAGTGATTACAAGAGGTACACAATTAAGACGTAGTTCACTCACTCCTAATCCCATTCTCCTCCAAAATTTGGTGGAATCCCCCCGCCGTCCTGCTGTTATTGTCTCCAGAGACACATTACAGTCTCTGCATCTCAGAATAAGGTCCATCTGCTTTTATACTCCACAAGCTCACCTGCATGAAGAGGAGGAGATTCGGATACGATTGGGACATACAGGTAGGTCATCTGAACTTCTCAATGTCATCCAATCAAAAACCTTCCCTAAACAACTAGGAAAGGGGTAAGTTTGTGGACACACTTTTAGAAATATTGTAGATACATAGTGTATCCATACAGGTAGGTCATTTG containing:
- the LOC108429869 gene encoding sodium/potassium-transporting ATPase subunit alpha-1-like yields the protein MGLGTGNERYTLTSTSENEHKKKKKGKKDQKDLEELKKEVDLDDHKLTPEELQRKYGTDLIRGLSYYRAKEILERDGPNALTPPPTTPEWVKFCKQLFGGFCTLLWIGAFLCFLAYTIQVSTESEPVNDNLYLGIVLAAVVMITGCFSYYQEAKSSKIMESFKKLVPQQALVIRDGEKKSINAEDVVVGDLVEVKGGDRIPADLRIIAAQGCKVDNSSLTGESEPQTRTPQFSHENPLETKNIAFLSTNCVEGSATGIVINTGDHTVMGRIATLASSLEVGQTPINIEIEHFIHIITGVAFFLGGTFCILSLILGYGWLEAVIFLIGLIVANVPEGLLATVTVCLTLTAKRMAKKNCLVKNLEAVETLGSTSTICSDKTGTLTQNRMTVAHMWFDNEIHEADTTENQSGTSFDRSSPTWSALARVAGLCNRAVFLADQANIPVLKRDTTGDASESALLKCIELCCGSVKDMRDKYTKIAEIPFNSTNKYQLSIHKNPNSTETKNLLVMKGAPERILDRCSTILIQGKEQPLDDEMKDAFQNVYVKLGGLGERVLGFCHFNLPDDQFPEGFGFDSEDVNFPTENLCFVGLMSMIDPPRAAVPDAVSKCRSAGIKVIMVTGDHPITAKAIAKGVGIISEGSETVEDIAARLHIPVEEANPRDAKACVVHGGDLKNMTPQQLDDILKYHTEIVFARTSPQQKLIIVEGCQRLGAIVAVTGDGVNDSPALKKADIGVAMGIAGSDVSKQAADMILLDDNFASIVTGVEEGRLIFDNLKKSIAYTLTSKIPEMSPFLFFVIAGIPLALGTVTILCIDLGTDMVPAISLAYEGPESDIMKRQPRNAKTDKLVNERLISMAYGQIGMMQAVGGFFTYFVILAENGFLPLFLIGLRVNWDDQYCNDLEDSYGQQWTYEHRKIVEYTCHTAFFVSIVIVQWTDLIICKTRTNSLIHQGMKNKVLNFGLLEETALAAFLSYCPGMDVAVRMYPLKPWWWLCPVPYSLLIFIYDEVRKYILRRNPGGWIEKETYY